A genomic segment from Actinomadura hallensis encodes:
- a CDS encoding TetR/AcrR family transcriptional regulator codes for MTKEAILDAAEAVLSEQGTQALTLNAVADRAGVSKGGLLYHFPTKDALVREMVARVIREFDDLIASYVASYGGDAPGAYTRAYVEATFEILTGEARAYRRWSAITAAAADPEQAEPLNEAMRRWHGRDPAEDPDPGLAAVVRLAAEGLWEVVSHDPALYDADQLEALRRRLLDLLES; via the coding sequence ATGACGAAGGAAGCCATCCTGGACGCCGCCGAAGCCGTCCTCTCCGAGCAGGGGACGCAGGCGCTGACCCTCAACGCGGTCGCCGACCGCGCGGGGGTCAGCAAGGGAGGGCTTCTCTACCACTTCCCCACCAAGGACGCCCTGGTCAGGGAGATGGTGGCCCGGGTGATCAGGGAGTTCGACGACCTGATCGCCTCCTACGTCGCCTCGTACGGGGGCGACGCGCCCGGCGCCTACACCCGCGCCTACGTCGAGGCCACGTTCGAGATCCTGACCGGCGAGGCCCGCGCCTACCGGCGGTGGTCGGCCATCACGGCCGCCGCCGCGGACCCGGAGCAGGCCGAGCCGCTCAACGAGGCGATGCGGCGCTGGCACGGCCGCGACCCCGCCGAGGACCCCGACCCGGGGCTCGCGGCGGTCGTCCGGCTGGCGGCGGAGGGCCTGTGGGAAGTGGTGAGCCATGATCCCGCGCTGTACGACGCGGACCAGCTCGAGGCCCTGAGGCGGCGGCTCCTGGACCTGCTGGAGAGCTGA
- a CDS encoding MFS transporter translates to MLTRARWGTFLTFALAGLLIGVWVARMPALAAKFGTSEGEIGIVVLVWGLGAIVAMQALRGLMAWAGSRAVLRAALPLTSLSLAAVALVPGYGGLLAAVVLFGMAFGVTDIAMNAQGSVVERAYRRSVMSGMHAGWCVGAVGGGVFGVATAAAGLGFTATLLIAALLSLPAGVALGRTYLPDPPRPAASGGGRARRRLPAAVYLIGVLGFLAFMTEGSIADWSGLLLHEEMGASEAVAAAGYPVFELAMLLGRLVGDRVRMRVGTRRLLTGAGIGTALGMTVVVLAPGPGVAIAGFFVTGLVVCTIVPTTISLAGTAAPDRPAAAVAQVGAMGYGGLLLGPVVVGFLGELTSLRVGVGAVVLLALVIAAGAHFGRIDSAADAAAPVDAAPADGVDAAPADLAVPEEPADGPVQGDPDDTRPEPIVV, encoded by the coding sequence ATGCTGACCCGCGCCCGTTGGGGGACGTTCCTGACCTTCGCACTGGCAGGACTGCTGATCGGAGTCTGGGTGGCGCGCATGCCCGCCCTGGCGGCGAAGTTCGGGACGAGCGAGGGCGAGATCGGCATCGTGGTCCTCGTCTGGGGGCTCGGCGCGATCGTGGCGATGCAGGCCCTGCGCGGGCTGATGGCGTGGGCGGGGAGCCGCGCCGTCCTGCGGGCCGCGCTCCCCCTGACCTCGCTGTCCCTGGCCGCCGTGGCGCTCGTCCCCGGCTACGGCGGGCTGCTCGCCGCCGTCGTGCTGTTCGGCATGGCGTTCGGCGTCACCGACATCGCGATGAACGCGCAGGGCAGCGTCGTCGAGCGGGCCTACCGCCGGTCCGTCATGAGCGGCATGCACGCCGGCTGGTGCGTCGGCGCGGTGGGCGGCGGCGTGTTCGGCGTCGCCACCGCCGCGGCCGGGCTCGGGTTCACCGCGACGCTCCTGATCGCGGCGCTGCTGTCGCTGCCCGCCGGCGTCGCCCTCGGCCGCACCTACCTGCCCGACCCGCCCCGCCCGGCCGCCTCCGGCGGCGGGCGCGCCCGGCGCCGCCTGCCGGCCGCGGTGTACCTGATCGGCGTCCTCGGGTTCCTCGCGTTCATGACCGAGGGCTCGATCGCCGACTGGAGCGGGCTGCTGCTGCACGAGGAGATGGGCGCGAGCGAGGCGGTGGCCGCGGCGGGCTACCCGGTGTTCGAGCTGGCGATGCTGCTCGGCAGGCTCGTCGGCGACCGCGTCCGGATGCGCGTCGGCACCCGGCGGCTGCTGACCGGCGCCGGGATCGGCACCGCGCTCGGCATGACCGTCGTCGTGCTGGCCCCCGGGCCGGGCGTCGCGATCGCCGGGTTCTTCGTGACCGGGCTCGTGGTCTGCACGATCGTCCCGACGACGATCTCGCTGGCCGGGACCGCCGCCCCGGACCGGCCCGCCGCGGCCGTCGCGCAGGTCGGCGCGATGGGCTACGGCGGTCTCCTGCTCGGCCCGGTGGTCGTCGGCTTCCTGGGGGAGCTCACGTCCCTGCGGGTCGGCGTGGGCGCGGTCGTCCTCCTGGCGCTGGTCATCGCCGCCGGGGCGCACTTCGGCCGGATCGACTCCGCCGCGGACGCCGCCGCCCCGGTGGACGCGGCCCCGGCGGACGGGGTGGACGCCGCGCCGGCGGACCTCGCCGTGCCGGAGGAGCCCGCCGACGGCCCGGTTCAGGGCGACCCCGACGACACCCGGCCAGAGCCGATCGTGGTCTGA
- a CDS encoding electron transfer flavoprotein subunit alpha/FixB family protein — protein sequence MAEILVLVDHVDGEVKKVTLELLTLANRLGEAAAVWVGQGYEKAKDKLAEYGAGKVYLATDEELTSYVVAPKAALLAQLVADKSPGAVLVPATGEGKEVAGRLAVKTGSGVLTDVVDVADGFVAEHSIFGGAIIAHARVRTGTPIIAVRPNAVAPEASPATPAEEQVSVTLSDADKGAKIVERVVQEKGERPDLTEAAVVVSGGRGVGGAENFKIIENLADSLGGAVGASRAATDAGWYPHSFQVGQTGKTVSPQLYIAVGISGAIQHRAGMQTSKTIVAINKDPEAPIFELVDYGVVGDLFQVAPQLTEEINKRK from the coding sequence ATGGCGGAGATTCTCGTCCTCGTCGACCACGTCGACGGTGAGGTCAAGAAGGTCACGCTCGAACTGCTGACGCTGGCGAACCGGCTCGGCGAGGCCGCCGCGGTATGGGTCGGCCAGGGTTACGAGAAGGCCAAGGACAAGCTCGCCGAGTACGGCGCCGGCAAGGTCTACCTGGCCACCGACGAGGAGCTGACCTCCTACGTCGTCGCGCCGAAGGCCGCGCTGCTGGCGCAGCTCGTCGCGGACAAGTCGCCGGGCGCGGTGCTCGTCCCCGCCACCGGCGAGGGCAAGGAGGTCGCCGGCCGCCTGGCGGTCAAGACCGGCTCCGGTGTGCTCACCGACGTCGTGGACGTCGCCGACGGCTTCGTCGCCGAGCACTCCATCTTCGGTGGCGCGATCATCGCGCACGCCCGGGTGCGGACCGGCACGCCGATCATCGCGGTGCGGCCGAACGCGGTGGCCCCCGAGGCGTCCCCCGCCACCCCGGCGGAGGAGCAGGTGTCGGTCACCCTGTCGGACGCCGACAAGGGCGCGAAGATCGTGGAGCGGGTCGTCCAGGAGAAGGGCGAGCGCCCGGACCTGACCGAGGCGGCCGTCGTCGTCTCCGGCGGCCGCGGCGTCGGCGGCGCCGAGAACTTCAAGATCATCGAGAACCTGGCCGACTCGCTCGGCGGGGCCGTGGGCGCCTCCCGCGCCGCGACCGACGCCGGGTGGTACCCGCACTCGTTCCAGGTCGGGCAGACCGGCAAGACCGTGTCGCCGCAGCTGTACATCGCGGTCGGCATCTCCGGCGCCATCCAGCACCGGGCCGGCATGCAGACCTCGAAGACCATCGTCGCCATCAACAAGGACCCCGAGGCGCCGATCTTCGAGCTCGTCGACTACGGCGTGGTGGGCGACCTGTTCCAGGTCGCGCCGCAGCTCACCGAGGAGATCAACAAGCGCAAGTGA
- a CDS encoding electron transfer flavoprotein subunit beta/FixA family protein codes for MNIVVLVKQVPDTESPRKLKSDDSTLDRAAADGVINELDEYAIEEALRIKEAQGGEVTVLTMGPEKATDSIRKSLAMGADKAVHLVDDGLAGSDALQTSYAIQQALGRTGFDLVILGSESTDARTGVLAAMLAERLGVPQVSLANKVEIEGTSIKAQRQTDYGFDRVEASLPAVVSVVEKINEPRYPSFKGIMAAKKKPVETLGLADAGIDASQVGLANAATEVVDFAEAPPRAKGEIVTDEGDGGVKIAEFLASKKFI; via the coding sequence ATGAACATCGTCGTCCTGGTGAAGCAGGTTCCCGATACGGAGAGCCCGCGCAAGCTGAAGTCCGATGACAGCACGCTCGACCGCGCCGCGGCGGACGGCGTCATCAACGAGCTCGACGAGTACGCGATCGAAGAGGCGCTGCGCATCAAGGAGGCCCAGGGCGGCGAGGTGACCGTTCTGACCATGGGCCCCGAGAAGGCGACCGACTCCATCCGCAAGTCGCTGGCCATGGGCGCGGACAAGGCCGTGCACCTCGTCGACGACGGGCTCGCGGGCTCCGACGCGCTGCAGACCTCGTACGCCATCCAGCAGGCCCTGGGCCGCACCGGGTTCGACCTGGTGATCCTCGGCTCGGAGTCCACCGACGCCCGCACCGGCGTCCTCGCCGCGATGCTCGCCGAGCGGCTCGGCGTCCCGCAGGTCTCGCTCGCCAACAAGGTCGAGATCGAGGGGACGTCCATCAAGGCGCAGCGGCAGACCGACTACGGCTTCGACCGGGTCGAGGCCAGCCTGCCCGCGGTCGTCAGCGTCGTGGAGAAGATCAACGAGCCGCGCTACCCCTCCTTCAAGGGGATCATGGCGGCCAAGAAGAAGCCGGTCGAGACGCTCGGCCTGGCCGACGCCGGCATCGACGCCTCGCAGGTCGGCCTCGCGAACGCCGCCACCGAGGTGGTCGACTTCGCCGAGGCGCCGCCGCGTGCCAAGGGTGAGATCGTCACCGACGAGGGCGACGGCGGCGTGAAGATCGCCGAGTTCCTCGCGTCGAAGAAGTTCATCTGA